TCACGTACGGCGCTGGCGCCGTCAACAGCGGCGGACTTGCGCCGTCGACGAACGCGGTCACGACGAAGAACAGGAAGATCCCCGTCTGGAACACGTTCATCCCGATCACCTTCTTCACGAGGTTGGTGTTCCCGACGAGCATGTACGTGCCGACGCCGAGGAGCAGGAAGGCGACGACGTAGTACAGTCGCGTCGAGAGCAGTTCCATCATTCGAGGTCACCTCCGTCCTCGCCGTTCATCCCTGCAGCGATGATGAAGAACAGGCCCGTCACGATGCCCGCGACGATGAGACCGATCGCGAGTTCGACGAGCTCGATGCCGTACTTCGACGCGTGCGGGACGCCGTAGTCGGCGTAGACGGCGTACTCGAGGAAGCCTCCGCCGAGCAGAACGGATCCGACGCCGACGAGGAGGAACGCGAGAACGCCGAACCCGACGAATCCGACCGCCAACTGCGGGCCGATCCACTCGCGCGTCATCTCGATACCGAACGCGATGCCGAGCATGACGACGACGGTGCCGACGATGACGCCACCCTGAAATCCGCCGCCCGAGGAGTCCGCGCCGTGGAACATCACGAACAGTCCGAGCGTGAACACGAACGGCGTGATGACGCGAACCGTCGCCATGATGATCGGGCTCTCGACGTACAGCGTGCGCTCGTCGTCTGCCGCCGCGTCGTTCGATTCGCCGATCATCCGCTTACCTCCCTCCCGAGGACGAGGAGCAGACTGATCCCGGCCGCGTACACCACGACCGCCTCGCCGAGCGTGTCGAAGCCGCGGTACGCCGCGAGGACCGCCGTCACCGCGTTCTTCACCTCGGTCTCCTCGTACGCGTTCTCGAGGTAGTACTGCGTGACGTCGTCGGTCGCGACGGCGGAGTCGCTCACGCCGACGGGCGGGAGCGCGAACAGCGTCGTCGAGAGCACGGCGACGAGACCGACCGCGACCGCGAGCGCTTTGACGTCGACGCGTTCGAGCGTTCGCTCGC
Above is a genomic segment from Halorubellus sp. JP-L1 containing:
- a CDS encoding cation:proton antiporter subunit C translates to MMELLSTRLYYVVAFLLLGVGTYMLVGNTNLVKKVIGMNVFQTGIFLFFVVTAFVDGASPPLLTAPAPYVSPLPHVLILTAIVVGVSLTAVALGLVVRIYHEYGTLDEESIERVIDRD
- a CDS encoding MnhB domain-containing protein; the encoded protein is MIGESNDAAADDERTLYVESPIIMATVRVITPFVFTLGLFVMFHGADSSGGGFQGGVIVGTVVVMLGIAFGIEMTREWIGPQLAVGFVGFGVLAFLLVGVGSVLLGGGFLEYAVYADYGVPHASKYGIELVELAIGLIVAGIVTGLFFIIAAGMNGEDGGDLE
- a CDS encoding DUF4040 domain-containing protein, with the protein product MTAAIEFALLAFVLATAVATALLRDVLSSIIAFSAYSLGIAVIWVFLRAPDVGLTEAAVGAGIMTVLFLLTIAKTVRPPGERTLERVDVKALAVAVGLVAVLSTTLFALPPVGVSDSAVATDDVTQYYLENAYEETEVKNAVTAVLAAYRGFDTLGEAVVVYAAGISLLLVLGREVSG